In Kineococcus sp. NBC_00420, a single genomic region encodes these proteins:
- a CDS encoding TetR/AcrR family transcriptional regulator — protein MSTETRAAILEAAERLLVASEDHDIATRAVCEAAGVTQPVLYRQFGDKKGLLDALADTGFERYAARKAELPESGDPVADLRLGWDDHMDWASANPALYQLMFVPRPRSRSLARRRVFDLLAKALTRVAATGGLRAEPRDAAQVVLSANVGAALNRIAQPELFDAELSHRMRDTVFASLLAEPPAVGTGGTSAAARQLRAALEVTPTEALEPEESALLRRWLERLD, from the coding sequence ATGAGCACCGAGACGCGCGCGGCGATCCTGGAGGCGGCCGAGCGCCTCCTCGTGGCCTCCGAGGACCACGACATCGCCACCCGTGCCGTGTGCGAGGCCGCCGGGGTGACCCAGCCGGTCCTCTACCGCCAGTTCGGGGACAAGAAGGGGCTGCTGGACGCCCTCGCCGACACCGGTTTCGAGCGCTACGCGGCCCGCAAGGCAGAGTTGCCGGAATCGGGAGACCCGGTGGCCGACCTGCGCCTGGGGTGGGACGACCACATGGACTGGGCCTCGGCCAACCCGGCGCTCTACCAGTTGATGTTCGTCCCGCGCCCCCGCTCCCGGTCGCTCGCGCGCCGACGGGTCTTCGACCTGCTCGCGAAGGCCCTCACCCGCGTCGCGGCCACCGGCGGGCTCCGCGCGGAACCGCGCGACGCCGCCCAGGTGGTCCTCTCGGCCAACGTGGGAGCCGCCCTGAACCGGATCGCCCAACCGGAACTGTTCGACGCGGAGCTCTCGCACCGGATGCGCGACACCGTGTTCGCGTCGTTGCTGGCGGAACCCCCGGCCGTCGGCACGGGGGGCACCTCGGCCGCCGCCCGGCAACTGCGCGCCGCCCTCGAGGTCACGCCGACGGAGGCGCTGGAACCCGAGGAGAGCGCCCTGCTGCGACGCTGGCTGGAACGTCTCGACTGA
- a CDS encoding SDR family oxidoreductase, giving the protein MTDQRVAIVTGGSRGIGRSIATTLAARGQAVVVGYAGSARAAADVVEEITAAGGKAVAAQADVADEHAVAAMFDTAQETFGGIDVVVNSAGRLSLSTIADLDLDDLDALHRTNVRGSFVVAREAARRVRDGGAIIGLSTSVVGLQLPTYGAYVASKSAVEGMTMILARELRGRDITVNAVAPGPTATELFLDGKDDATVARMAAQPPLERLGQPTDIAEVVAFLAGPGRWVNGQVVRANGGIV; this is encoded by the coding sequence ATGACCGACCAGCGCGTGGCCATCGTCACCGGGGGATCCCGCGGCATCGGCCGCAGCATCGCCACCACCCTCGCCGCCCGCGGGCAGGCCGTCGTCGTCGGCTACGCGGGTTCCGCGCGGGCCGCGGCCGACGTCGTCGAGGAGATCACCGCAGCCGGCGGGAAGGCCGTCGCCGCCCAGGCCGACGTCGCCGACGAGCACGCCGTCGCGGCGATGTTCGACACCGCGCAGGAGACGTTCGGCGGGATCGACGTCGTCGTGAACTCGGCCGGACGGTTGTCGCTGTCCACCATCGCCGACCTCGACCTCGACGACCTCGACGCCCTGCACCGCACCAACGTCCGGGGCAGTTTCGTCGTCGCCCGCGAGGCCGCCCGCCGCGTCCGCGACGGGGGCGCGATCATCGGCCTCTCGACCTCCGTCGTCGGTCTGCAGCTGCCCACCTACGGCGCCTACGTCGCCAGCAAGAGCGCCGTCGAGGGGATGACCATGATCCTGGCGCGGGAACTGCGCGGGCGGGACATCACCGTCAACGCGGTCGCGCCCGGCCCGACGGCGACCGAACTGTTCCTCGACGGCAAGGACGACGCCACCGTCGCGCGGATGGCCGCGCAACCGCCCCTGGAACGCCTCGGACAGCCGACGGACATCGCCGAGGTCGTGGCCTTCCTCGCCGGACCGGGACGCTGGGTGAACGGACAGGTCGTCCGCGCGAACGGCGGGATCGTCTGA
- a CDS encoding pyridoxal phosphate-dependent aminotransferase — translation MPSVAPHALRIPASAIRRIYDLAQGIDDVVFLNVGEPDLPVAPHVLAAGARAWEQDVTNYTPNGGIAPLRTAIAAKLRRDNGLDVTPDQVWVTAGGMQALHQAMSLTLDAGDEVLVPDPGYVNFAMTARHVGAVPVPYRLDPARGFRPDLASLRAAITPRTRVLLVNSPSNPLGTVYEAEVLRQLLDVAAEHDLWVISDEVYEQFTYGTPHVSTASLDTDGRVLSVFSFSKTYALTGARVGWLVAPPQWDALLRTAQEATVSCVNAPAQFAALAALEGDQQVVTDAREHYRGNLEAACDLLSRKGIRFQRPAGAFYLWIEVAHASGGDVSTWCERFLVEHKVAVAPGSAFGSQGEGWIRVSLAGTRDDVVTGLSRLPDRS, via the coding sequence GTGCCCTCCGTCGCCCCGCACGCCCTCCGCATCCCCGCCTCCGCGATCCGCCGGATCTACGACCTGGCGCAGGGGATCGACGACGTCGTCTTCCTCAACGTCGGGGAACCCGACCTCCCCGTCGCCCCGCACGTCCTCGCCGCCGGGGCCCGGGCGTGGGAGCAGGACGTCACGAACTACACGCCCAACGGCGGGATTGCCCCGCTGCGGACGGCGATCGCGGCGAAGCTGAGGCGGGACAACGGTCTCGACGTCACGCCCGACCAGGTGTGGGTCACGGCCGGCGGGATGCAGGCCCTGCACCAGGCGATGTCGCTGACGCTGGACGCGGGGGACGAGGTCCTGGTCCCCGACCCCGGGTACGTGAACTTCGCCATGACGGCGCGCCACGTCGGCGCGGTCCCGGTGCCCTACCGCCTCGACCCCGCACGGGGTTTCCGCCCGGACCTGGCGTCGTTGCGGGCGGCGATCACCCCACGCACCCGGGTGCTGCTGGTGAACTCCCCGTCGAACCCGTTGGGCACCGTCTACGAGGCGGAGGTCCTGCGGCAGTTGCTCGACGTCGCCGCGGAGCACGACCTGTGGGTGATCAGCGACGAGGTGTACGAGCAGTTCACCTACGGGACCCCGCACGTCAGCACCGCGTCGCTGGACACCGACGGACGCGTGCTCAGCGTGTTCTCGTTCTCCAAGACCTACGCCCTCACCGGGGCCCGGGTGGGCTGGCTGGTGGCGCCGCCGCAGTGGGACGCGTTGCTGCGCACCGCGCAGGAGGCGACGGTCAGCTGCGTCAACGCGCCCGCCCAGTTCGCCGCGCTCGCGGCGCTCGAGGGAGACCAGCAGGTCGTCACCGACGCCCGCGAGCACTACCGCGGGAACCTCGAGGCCGCGTGCGACCTGCTCTCGCGCAAGGGGATCCGGTTCCAGCGTCCGGCGGGGGCGTTCTACCTCTGGATCGAGGTCGCGCACGCCAGCGGCGGCGACGTCTCGACCTGGTGCGAGCGGTTCCTGGTGGAGCACAAGGTGGCTGTCGCACCCGGGTCGGCGTTCGGTTCCCAGGGTGAGGGGTGGATCCGGGTGTCGCTGGCCGGGACCCGCGACGACGTCGTGACCGGGCTCTCCCGGCTTCCGGACCGTTCCTGA
- a CDS encoding D-arabinono-1,4-lactone oxidase — protein MNVPLALYPRRSTSTDDGTEIWNWARNAAIAPSTAVVSPTTEAELREAVTSSAGRLRLTGSRMSAGRMLELAASGDRLIDTSGLRGLLGTDEDSATFAGGTSLQEIYGVLTSMGRMLPSSPGVIASQTLAGALATGTHGQGLRQSSIGDAVLSVRMVLADGSVAEFDRDHPSFPAVQLGLGVLGAVSAVTLRTVPSIVYTCVKDAVSADGLETQLLTWNRDHAMSKAWWFPDENLVHVWTAQEATPEEYREYEAGGRRLIERDQTSDAMNSTVDQALANMRGDTRITDENGKPYRTVNRFKDFSDVTGDVYQVFCRGIATPQINVEIGVPLHRAGEVIAVLKEWHARTRPHMHYPIILRCTGPSTAWLSPSQGQETVYFGFVVYYAEDGTLSEGGMDFLRAVEEVLATEGGRPHWGKYFEKPLYDWRSLYPRWDDFRRVRDELDPGHRFANAFADDLLD, from the coding sequence ATGAACGTCCCCTTGGCTCTCTACCCCCGTCGCAGCACTTCAACCGACGACGGGACGGAAATCTGGAACTGGGCCCGCAACGCCGCCATCGCGCCGTCGACGGCCGTCGTGTCGCCGACCACCGAGGCCGAACTCCGCGAGGCGGTCACCTCGAGCGCGGGCCGGTTGAGGTTGACCGGGTCCCGGATGTCCGCCGGCCGGATGCTGGAACTCGCCGCGAGCGGCGACCGGCTCATCGACACCAGCGGCCTGCGCGGCCTGCTGGGCACCGACGAGGACAGCGCCACGTTCGCCGGCGGGACGTCGCTGCAGGAGATCTACGGCGTGCTGACGTCGATGGGCCGGATGCTGCCCTCCTCCCCCGGCGTCATCGCCTCCCAGACCCTGGCGGGCGCCCTGGCGACGGGGACGCACGGGCAGGGTCTGCGTCAGTCGTCCATCGGTGACGCGGTGCTGAGCGTGCGGATGGTGCTCGCCGACGGCTCCGTCGCCGAGTTCGACCGCGACCACCCCTCGTTCCCCGCCGTCCAGCTCGGCCTCGGGGTCCTCGGCGCGGTCAGCGCGGTCACGCTGCGCACCGTTCCGTCAATCGTCTACACCTGCGTCAAGGACGCGGTCAGCGCCGACGGCCTGGAGACGCAGCTGTTGACGTGGAACCGCGACCACGCCATGAGCAAGGCGTGGTGGTTCCCGGACGAGAACCTCGTCCACGTGTGGACGGCGCAGGAGGCGACTCCCGAGGAGTACCGCGAGTACGAGGCGGGCGGCCGGCGCCTCATCGAACGTGACCAGACCAGCGACGCCATGAACAGCACCGTGGACCAGGCCCTGGCCAACATGCGTGGCGACACCCGGATCACGGACGAGAACGGCAAGCCGTACCGCACGGTGAACCGCTTCAAGGACTTCTCCGACGTGACCGGTGACGTGTATCAGGTGTTCTGCCGGGGCATCGCGACCCCGCAGATCAACGTGGAGATCGGGGTTCCGCTGCACCGTGCCGGCGAGGTCATCGCCGTCCTGAAGGAGTGGCACGCGCGGACCCGTCCGCACATGCACTACCCGATCATCCTGCGCTGCACCGGCCCCTCGACCGCGTGGCTCAGCCCGTCGCAGGGGCAGGAGACGGTGTACTTCGGTTTCGTCGTCTACTACGCCGAGGACGGGACCCTGTCCGAGGGGGGCATGGACTTCCTCCGCGCGGTGGAGGAGGTGCTGGCCACCGAGGGCGGGCGTCCGCACTGGGGCAAGTACTTCGAGAAGCCGCTGTACGACTGGCGCTCGCTGTACCCGCGGTGGGACGACTTCCGCCGCGTGCGTGACGAGCTCGACCCGGGGCACCGCTTCGCCAACGCGTTCGCCGACGACCTGCTCGACTGA
- a CDS encoding helix-turn-helix transcriptional regulator — protein sequence MRADRLVAVLLLLQSRGRVTAAEVAAELRTSLATARRDLEALSTAGIPVYPQPGRGGGWSLVGGARTDLSGLTGDEARALFLTVGPTATDPVARAALRKLVRALPATFRADAEAAGQAVVVDPARWGAAERTRPALVERLQRHVVARTRVRLTYANRRGTSERLLDPLGLVDKDDVWYLVADGESGRRTFRVDRISGVEATGERFEHPTAFDLAREWQRVVDEVERRRALSGATVVVPNRFLPVLREQFGRHCTDEEDLGDGRTRCALAAPAPLDLARHLAGWGSSLDVEGPGPVRRELGRIGRELSERYPPED from the coding sequence GTGCGCGCAGACCGGCTCGTGGCCGTCCTCCTGCTCCTGCAGTCGCGGGGGCGGGTGACGGCCGCGGAGGTGGCCGCCGAGCTCCGGACCTCGTTGGCCACCGCCCGCCGCGACCTCGAGGCGCTGTCCACCGCGGGGATCCCGGTCTACCCGCAGCCCGGTCGAGGTGGTGGCTGGTCGCTGGTCGGCGGCGCCCGCACCGACCTCTCGGGCCTCACCGGCGACGAAGCCCGCGCCCTCTTCCTCACCGTCGGACCGACCGCGACCGACCCGGTCGCCCGGGCAGCGCTGCGCAAGCTCGTCCGCGCGTTGCCCGCGACCTTCCGCGCCGACGCCGAGGCCGCCGGGCAGGCCGTCGTGGTCGACCCGGCCCGCTGGGGAGCCGCCGAACGCACCCGCCCCGCACTGGTGGAACGGTTGCAGCGGCACGTGGTCGCCCGCACCCGGGTCCGCCTCACCTACGCGAACCGGCGCGGCACGAGCGAACGACTCCTCGACCCGCTCGGCCTCGTCGACAAGGACGACGTCTGGTACCTGGTGGCCGACGGCGAGTCGGGTCGGCGGACGTTCCGGGTGGACCGGATCAGCGGTGTCGAGGCCACCGGGGAACGCTTCGAGCACCCCACCGCCTTCGACCTCGCCCGCGAGTGGCAGCGCGTCGTCGACGAGGTCGAGCGGCGCCGGGCGCTGAGCGGCGCCACCGTCGTGGTGCCGAACCGGTTCCTCCCCGTGCTGCGCGAGCAGTTCGGCCGGCACTGCACCGACGAGGAGGACCTCGGGGACGGACGCACCCGCTGCGCCCTCGCGGCACCCGCCCCGCTGGACCTGGCCCGCCACCTCGCCGGCTGGGGATCCAGCCTCGACGTGGAGGGTCCGGGGCCGGTGCGCCGGGAGCTGGGGCGGATCGGGCGGGAGCTGTCCGAGCGCTACCCGCCGGAGGACTGA
- a CDS encoding nuclear transport factor 2 family protein: protein MRTSRRTLFTAGAAIAVLISGCSSTDAPATQPSSTTTSATPTASQPDRADRATEDADLAVVKKIFTTDPPGLQAGQQAVIARTAADGDLVAVHWHETADPSQPWSGRAHIDLYRLAGGKVTSHWALAQDVPASGASGHTMFDDAYPATGAPPGEEGEETQRAFAVGAYDTLFRDQDPSVLDRSFDPGYLQHNPLVPDGTASLKQFFAGAAFPPQESAVSLSDGDLVWTFSRPVGSPNPQDITAGDVFRVAGGKIVEHWDVVPTAAVAPTTD, encoded by the coding sequence ATGAGGACCTCTCGCCGAACGCTGTTCACCGCGGGTGCCGCGATCGCCGTGCTGATCTCCGGGTGCAGCTCCACCGACGCGCCGGCGACGCAGCCGTCCTCCACCACCACGTCCGCGACACCCACCGCCAGCCAGCCGGACCGGGCCGACCGGGCGACGGAGGACGCCGACCTGGCCGTCGTGAAGAAGATCTTCACGACCGATCCGCCCGGTCTGCAGGCCGGTCAGCAGGCCGTCATCGCCCGGACGGCCGCCGACGGCGACCTGGTGGCGGTCCACTGGCACGAGACCGCCGATCCGTCACAGCCCTGGAGCGGTCGAGCGCACATCGACCTCTACCGTCTCGCCGGCGGGAAGGTCACCTCCCACTGGGCCCTGGCCCAGGACGTTCCCGCGTCCGGGGCCAGCGGCCACACCATGTTCGACGACGCCTACCCGGCGACGGGCGCGCCGCCCGGCGAGGAGGGCGAGGAGACGCAGCGCGCGTTCGCCGTCGGCGCCTACGACACGCTGTTCCGCGACCAGGACCCCAGCGTGCTCGACCGCTCCTTCGACCCAGGCTACCTCCAGCACAACCCGCTGGTGCCCGACGGGACCGCGTCTCTCAAGCAGTTCTTCGCCGGCGCCGCCTTCCCTCCGCAGGAGTCGGCGGTGTCCCTCTCGGACGGCGATCTCGTCTGGACCTTCTCCCGGCCCGTGGGGTCGCCGAACCCGCAGGACATCACCGCGGGTGACGTGTTCCGCGTCGCCGGCGGGAAGATCGTCGAGCACTGGGACGTCGTGCCCACGGCCGCTGTCGCGCCGACGACCGACTGA
- a CDS encoding DUF1684 domain-containing protein, whose translation MGADAWQGWCEERDRAVAGVPGNLALVAFLPVGAEPVPVEQVPGATVRDAGGGALVWTAADGTSVRLAGSGQQARRIHRERWWFEAFSLDGRDVELRVYDESAPALAAFGGIERWDFDERWVLPAVFTPAPAVDEVPWGFTRVVDDGHRKRVPGTVDLDLDGMRHRLTVFLDGTTPVLVFADATTGTESYRPGRFLVLDVTPGPVPVSFELDLNRAFLPPCAFSDAYSCPVPPPQNRLPVAVRAGERRVRPTGAPDGSHVCLIRRRCGNPPDLGSAVPRQSSGG comes from the coding sequence GTGGGAGCTGACGCGTGGCAGGGCTGGTGCGAGGAGCGCGATCGCGCCGTCGCCGGGGTGCCGGGGAACCTGGCCCTGGTGGCGTTCCTCCCGGTGGGTGCGGAACCCGTCCCGGTGGAGCAGGTACCCGGTGCCACCGTGCGCGACGCGGGCGGCGGGGCCCTGGTCTGGACGGCGGCCGACGGGACGTCCGTGCGGCTGGCCGGCAGCGGGCAGCAGGCGCGCCGGATCCACCGGGAGCGCTGGTGGTTCGAGGCGTTCTCGCTCGACGGCCGGGACGTGGAACTGCGCGTCTACGACGAGTCGGCGCCGGCCCTGGCGGCCTTCGGTGGCATCGAGCGGTGGGACTTCGACGAGCGCTGGGTGCTGCCTGCCGTCTTCACTCCCGCCCCTGCGGTCGACGAGGTCCCCTGGGGTTTCACCCGCGTCGTCGACGACGGTCACCGGAAGCGCGTTCCGGGCACGGTCGACCTCGACCTCGACGGGATGCGGCACCGGCTCACCGTCTTCCTGGACGGGACCACCCCCGTGCTCGTCTTCGCCGACGCCACGACCGGGACGGAGTCGTACCGCCCGGGGCGCTTCCTCGTGCTCGACGTCACCCCCGGCCCGGTTCCGGTCTCGTTCGAACTCGACCTCAACCGTGCCTTCCTACCGCCCTGTGCGTTCTCGGACGCCTACTCCTGCCCCGTTCCGCCCCCGCAGAACCGGCTTCCCGTGGCCGTCCGGGCCGGCGAACGACGGGTGCGCCCGACGGGTGCGCCCGACGGGTCCCACGTCTGCCTGATCCGTCGACGGTGCGGGAACCCGCCTGACCTCGGGTCTGCGGTTCCCCGTCAGTCCTCCGGCGGGTAG
- a CDS encoding winged helix DNA-binding domain-containing protein, which translates to MTRLAARDVGTWRLVAQRVVPVLASATAVVGHLAAVQAQDLRGAATAVAIRTPARTTADLARALDAGEVVRSWPMRGTLHLIAAADLFWVLELCAGRTVTATRRRRADLGIADADLETAHRVAAEFLAGTGRSTRADLLTEFARHGQATTGGRGYHLLLHLCLLGVLCQGPLAGREQTFVLAGDWVRARRTPEDPLAEWTRRYLRSHGPATPADLAAWTGLPLGTARRGFAAVRDEFEAVLVDDVEHLVHAEVPELLATHRRAVRDLHLLPGFDEFLLGYADRSHVLAPGYAERVTPGGNGIFRGTVVVAGNVVGTFTRAGTELDVEPFAELSVPRAKALARRRTGFPSGWLDSVTP; encoded by the coding sequence GTGACACGGCTGGCGGCACGCGACGTCGGGACCTGGCGGCTGGTGGCGCAACGGGTCGTCCCGGTGCTCGCGTCGGCGACCGCCGTGGTCGGGCACCTGGCCGCCGTCCAGGCCCAGGACCTGCGCGGCGCCGCGACCGCCGTCGCGATCCGGACGCCGGCCCGGACCACGGCCGACCTGGCGAGGGCGCTGGACGCGGGCGAGGTCGTGCGGTCCTGGCCGATGCGCGGCACCCTGCACCTGATCGCCGCGGCGGACCTGTTCTGGGTCCTCGAGCTGTGCGCGGGTCGGACGGTCACCGCGACGAGACGTCGTCGCGCGGACCTGGGGATCGCCGACGCCGACCTCGAGACCGCGCACCGCGTGGCCGCGGAGTTCCTGGCGGGAACGGGCCGCTCCACCCGGGCCGACCTCCTCACCGAGTTCGCACGGCACGGCCAGGCGACGACGGGCGGCCGCGGGTACCACCTGCTCCTCCACCTCTGTCTGCTCGGCGTCCTCTGCCAGGGACCGCTGGCCGGTCGTGAACAGACGTTCGTGCTCGCCGGGGACTGGGTGCGGGCTCGGCGGACACCGGAGGACCCGTTGGCGGAGTGGACGCGTCGCTACCTGCGTTCCCACGGGCCCGCGACCCCGGCGGACCTCGCCGCCTGGACGGGACTGCCGCTCGGCACCGCCCGGCGGGGTTTCGCCGCCGTGCGCGACGAGTTCGAGGCGGTTCTCGTCGACGACGTCGAGCACCTCGTCCATGCCGAGGTTCCCGAACTGCTCGCCACCCACCGCCGGGCCGTGCGCGACCTGCACCTGCTGCCCGGGTTCGACGAGTTCCTGCTCGGCTACGCCGACCGCTCGCACGTCCTGGCTCCCGGCTACGCCGAGCGGGTGACCCCCGGCGGGAACGGGATCTTCCGCGGGACGGTGGTGGTGGCGGGGAACGTCGTCGGTACCTTCACCCGGGCCGGGACGGAACTCGACGTCGAGCCGTTCGCCGAACTCTCCGTCCCCCGGGCGAAGGCCCTGGCCCGACGCCGTACGGGGTTCCCGTCCGGCTGGCTGGACTCCGTCACACCCTGA
- a CDS encoding VOC family protein yields MLRGMSTVALLANDFEGAKRWYTELLGVAPYFDQPWYAEFRIGDYQHELGILNGEFAGQLGGVPSTDRPGGVVLYWQVDDLDAAIERTLELGATLFQPAREFGEGFTGASVVDPFGNVLGLMHNAHYLEVLAAGTPAPVR; encoded by the coding sequence ATGTTGCGAGGGATGTCGACCGTGGCGCTGCTGGCGAACGACTTCGAGGGGGCCAAGCGCTGGTACACCGAACTGCTGGGGGTCGCGCCGTACTTCGACCAGCCCTGGTACGCCGAGTTCCGCATCGGCGACTACCAGCACGAGCTGGGCATCCTCAACGGGGAGTTCGCCGGGCAGCTCGGCGGGGTGCCGTCCACCGACCGGCCCGGTGGCGTCGTCCTCTACTGGCAGGTCGACGACCTCGACGCGGCGATCGAGCGCACCCTGGAGCTCGGGGCCACGCTGTTCCAGCCCGCTCGCGAGTTCGGGGAGGGTTTCACCGGGGCCTCCGTCGTGGACCCGTTCGGCAACGTCCTGGGGTTGATGCACAACGCGCACTACCTCGAGGTCCTCGCCGCCGGGACCCCGGCCCCGGTCCGGTGA
- a CDS encoding glycosyltransferase family 8 protein — MKAWATLLTQPEYLVGVQVLHASLRRSGTRHPLVVMVTPNIDDPSRQRLVDDGCLVRELPPLRPDSRLEARYANARFAEVWTKLGAWDLVEFERLVVLDADMLVVAGMDELFDLDLPDGGVAACHACRCNPNRIASYPASWTPQNCFYTHCRGIEHTEEPDEVDNYFNGGFLVIEPDHEAFTSMLTRLSGLTDLSQYQFAEQDFLNEFFAGRWRPMPYVYNALKTLPHQHPALWNLDEVKNIHYIIDKPWEGRTEPGSRYHELHEMWWAVAEQDVLVSPPKP, encoded by the coding sequence ATGAAGGCGTGGGCCACGCTGCTGACGCAGCCGGAGTACCTGGTGGGCGTGCAGGTCCTGCACGCCTCGTTGCGACGTTCGGGAACCCGGCACCCGCTCGTGGTGATGGTGACCCCGAACATCGACGACCCCAGCCGGCAACGACTCGTCGACGACGGCTGCCTCGTCCGCGAACTCCCGCCGTTGCGGCCCGACAGCCGTCTCGAGGCGCGGTACGCCAACGCCCGGTTCGCGGAGGTGTGGACGAAGCTCGGCGCCTGGGACCTGGTCGAGTTCGAACGCCTCGTGGTGCTGGACGCCGACATGCTCGTCGTGGCCGGCATGGACGAACTGTTCGACCTCGACCTCCCCGACGGCGGGGTCGCCGCCTGCCACGCCTGCCGGTGCAACCCCAACCGGATCGCCAGCTACCCCGCGTCGTGGACCCCGCAGAACTGCTTCTACACGCACTGCCGCGGGATCGAGCACACCGAGGAACCCGACGAGGTCGACAACTACTTCAACGGCGGGTTCCTCGTCATCGAACCCGACCACGAGGCGTTCACGTCGATGCTGACCCGCCTCAGCGGGCTCACGGACCTCTCGCAGTACCAGTTCGCCGAGCAGGACTTCCTCAACGAGTTCTTCGCCGGCCGTTGGCGCCCCATGCCCTACGTCTACAACGCACTGAAGACCCTCCCCCACCAGCACCCCGCGCTGTGGAACCTCGACGAGGTGAAGAACATCCACTACATCATCGACAAGCCGTGGGAGGGCCGGACGGAACCCGGCAGCCGCTACCACGAGCTGCACGAGATGTGGTGGGCGGTGGCCGAGCAGGACGTGCTGGTCAGCCCACCGAAACCCTGA
- a CDS encoding aldo/keto reductase, whose translation MEYRHLGRTGLRVSPLCLGTMNFGPRTSEADSHTVMDAAHEHGINFFDSANGYGSHKGETEEIVGRWFAQGGGRREKTVLATKLYGDMTDWPNDGKLSAYNIRQACDASLKRLQTDHIDLYQMHHVDRATPWEEIWEGMSVLRQQGKILYAGSSNFAGWHLAAAQASAAERKVVGLVSEQSLYNLMSRWVELEVLPAAEHYGLGVIPWSPLAGGLLGGVLAKQAKGDEGRGTANTEGIEKNRATLEAYEGFCRELGEDPADVGIAWLLTRPAVTAPIIGPRTVEQLTKSLRSIDLVLDEKALARLDELFPAPFPNGSKPAPEAYAW comes from the coding sequence ATGGAGTACCGACACCTCGGACGCACAGGGCTGCGCGTCTCGCCGCTGTGCCTCGGAACGATGAACTTCGGCCCGCGCACGAGCGAAGCCGACAGTCACACCGTCATGGACGCAGCGCACGAGCACGGCATCAACTTCTTCGACAGCGCCAACGGCTACGGCAGCCACAAGGGAGAGACGGAGGAGATCGTCGGGCGCTGGTTCGCCCAGGGCGGCGGGCGCCGCGAGAAGACCGTCCTCGCCACCAAGTTGTACGGCGACATGACCGACTGGCCCAACGACGGCAAGCTCTCCGCCTACAACATCCGCCAGGCCTGCGACGCCTCGCTGAAGCGGCTGCAGACCGACCACATCGACCTCTACCAGATGCACCACGTCGACCGCGCGACGCCGTGGGAGGAGATCTGGGAGGGCATGAGCGTCCTGCGCCAGCAGGGCAAGATCCTCTACGCGGGTTCCTCGAACTTCGCCGGCTGGCACCTCGCTGCCGCGCAGGCCAGCGCCGCGGAACGCAAGGTCGTCGGCCTGGTCAGCGAGCAGTCGCTCTACAACCTCATGTCGCGCTGGGTGGAACTCGAGGTGCTGCCGGCCGCAGAGCACTACGGCCTCGGCGTCATCCCCTGGTCGCCGCTCGCCGGCGGTCTGCTGGGTGGGGTCCTCGCCAAGCAGGCGAAGGGCGACGAAGGCCGGGGCACCGCGAACACCGAGGGCATCGAGAAGAACCGTGCGACGCTCGAGGCGTACGAGGGGTTCTGCCGCGAACTGGGTGAGGACCCGGCGGACGTCGGGATCGCCTGGCTGCTGACGCGGCCCGCGGTGACCGCCCCCATCATCGGGCCCCGCACGGTCGAGCAACTCACGAAGTCCCTGCGCAGCATCGACCTCGTCCTCGACGAGAAGGCGCTCGCGCGCCTCGACGAGCTGTTCCCGGCGCCGTTCCCGAACGGCAGCAAGCCCGCACCGGAGGCCTACGCCTGGTGA